The Melospiza georgiana isolate bMelGeo1 chromosome 9, bMelGeo1.pri, whole genome shotgun sequence genome has a segment encoding these proteins:
- the BCAR3 gene encoding breast cancer anti-estrogen resistance protein 3 isoform X3, whose amino-acid sequence MPKDYNVFQMLIAALCCFYHRKSIIRFSRERQVMDNSPEKLKKELEEELQLSSEDLRSHAWYHGRIPRQVAEGLVQRDGDFLIRDSLSSPGNFVLTCQWKNTPQHFKINKTVLRLNEAYCRVQYQFELESFDTLPGLVRYYVGSRTPISKQSGAIIFQPINRTVPLRCLEEKYGVTPVQEKEPSTPGGKTESAKRLSLGTSSMQSPEQSIPRGNLLRNKEKSGSQPASLDHVLEKRFPLKAHQSESYLLIGSRHPSRLPEADANSCPSSPAFRTGSEPSLSPTIVQKVISESQLGEALRGSDSQLCPKPPPKPSKAPLMKLPDSPSASHSSEGHYCELNPARHPTAAKQPLCQKNSYVEHLAQKERATFRNSETSYLILDDDPAMNPADPLEAPAQMAEEDSIFSVPVFETESSFKPNDFESKLLPPENKPLETSMLRRVKELFTNNNPKIIAQHILRMDCKVARIVEVSEEMKRNMGGNSGLELITLPYGHQLRLDLIERHNTMAIGIAVDILGCTGNVEDRAATLNRIIQVAVELKESLGDLYGFSAIMKALEMPQVSRLEQTWTALRHCYTQTAIMYEKQLKPSCKALHEGQDEWTKTISAPQNNITVPLLMPLVTLLERQAVIFEGMELWESSDQSGEIMLRHLGTARLIAQHAETFRLRAQQLLQGFQPDEELSEIFKTEFQMRLLWGSKGAQVNQSERYEKFSRILTALSRKLEPPPVRLVEQLSI is encoded by the exons TTTTCTAGGGAGAGGCAGGTTATGGACAACAGCCCGGAAAAGCTgaagaaggagctggaggaagagctgcagctgagcagtgaGGACTTGCGCAGCCATGCCTGGTACCACGGACGCATTCCCCGGCAG GTGGCAGAAGGCCTAGTTCAGAGAGATGGAGATTTTCTGATTAGGGATTCTCTCTCCAGTCCTGGGAACTTTGTTCTTACCTGTCAGTGGAAAAATACCCCtcagcattttaaaatcaaCAAAACAGTTCTAAGACTCAATGAAGCCTACTGTCGTGTTCAGTATCAGTTTGAACTGGAAAGTTTTGACACTCTCCCTGGCTTAGTCAGATACTATGTTGGGAGCCGCACACCAATATCAAAGCAGAGTGGAGCAATTATTTTTCAGCCTATCAACAGGACTGTGCCTCTCAGGTGTCTAGAAGAAAAATATGGTGTAACTCCAGTCCAGGAAAAAGAGCCAAGCACCCCTGGAGGAAAAACAGAAAGTGCAAAAAGGCTGAGTCTTGGTACATCCAGCATGCAGTCCCCGGAGCAGAGCATACCCAGAGGAAATCTTCTGAG aaacaaagaaaaaagtggTAGCCAGCCAGCTAGTTTGGATCACGTTCTGGAGAAAAGATTCCCTTTAAAGGCTCACCAGTCAGAGAGCTATCTGCTAATAG GTTCAAGACATCCATCTCGATTACCTGAAGCAGATGCAAACTCCTGTCCAAGCTCACCTGCATTTAGAACAGGCAGTGAACCATCTCTAAGCCCCACAATTGTTCAGAAAGTCATCTCAGAGTCACAGCTAGGGGAAGCTCTTAGAGGATCAGACAGTCAGCTCTGTCCAAAGCCTCCCCCTAAACCCAGCAAAGCCCCCCTGATGAAGCTCCCGGATTCTCCTTCAGCTTCCCACAGCTCTGAAGGACACTACTGTGAACTAAACCCTGCCAgacatcccacagcagcaaaacaaccctTGTGTCAGAAAAACAGCTATGTGGAACATCTGGCACAAAAGGAGAGGGCAACATTCAGGAACTCTGAAACAAGCTATTTGATCCTTGATGATGATCCTGCAATGAACCCTGCAGATCCTTTAGAAGCTCCAGCTCAGATGGCTGAAGAAGACAGCATCTTTTCTGTACCTGTTTTTGAGACAGAGTCTAGTTTTAAACCGAATGATTTTGAATCCAAACTACTTCCTCCTGAAAACAAGCCATTGGAAACATCCATGTTAAGAAGAGTTAAGGAGCTCTTCACCAACAATAACCCAAAGATTATTGCACAGCATATTCTTAGAATGGACTGCAAg GTGGCAAGGATAGTAGAAGTTTCTGAAGAGATGAAGAGGAATATGGGAGGGAACTCAGGTCTTGAGCTGATCACCTTGCCTTACGGACATCAGCTGCGCCTTGACCTGATTGAGAG GCACAATACCATGGCAATAGGAATAGCTGTTGACATCTTGGGTTGCACAGGAAATGTAGAAGATCGAGCAGCAACATTAAACAGGATAATCCAAGTTGCTGTGGAGTTGAAGGAGTCACTAGGGGATTTATATGGATTTTCTGCTATTATGAAAGCACTGGAAATGCCACAG GTCAGCAGATTAGAACAAACCTGGACGGCTCTAAGACACTGTTATACCCAGACTGCCATCATGTATGAAAAACAGCTGAAACCATCCTGCAAAGCTTTGCATGAAGGACAAGATGAGTGGACTA aaaccatcagtgCTCCACAGAACAACATAACAGTGCCACTGCTGATGCCTCTTGTTACCCTGCTGGAGCGCCAAGCTGTTATTTTTGAAGGCATGGAGCTGTGGGAAAGCAGTGACCAGAGTGGTGAAATAATGCTcaggcacctgggcacagcacgCCTGATCGCGCAGCACGCCGAGACTTTCCggctgagggcacagcagctgctgcaag GTTTCCAGCCAGATGAAGAGCTGAGTGAAATCTTCAAGACAGAATTTCAAATGAGATTGCTCTGGGGCAGCAAAGGAGCGCAAGTTAATCAAAGTGAGAGATACGAGAAATTCAGCCGGATCTTAACTGCACTTTCCCGAAAACTGGAGCCTCCTCCAGTGAGGCTGGTGGAACAATTAAGTATATAA